The following proteins come from a genomic window of Thermus sp. LT1-2-5:
- a CDS encoding tetratricopeptide repeat protein, translating into MYLHRSRLFRALEEGLAEGVLLHAPAGFGKTLLLKSFAEAHGLHYRREWLPEPGCYDLREEAPPEILPGQVVGTRRARLPAPHRLGPEELAFTPEEVRELARRLGRRELAEEVYGLFGGWPHLTRKALEEGVASFAPELRAFLEGTLPPLELSPFRLPLPEAAFRQAGFNEAVEALLERALAGGVPLRLLPALEAYLRATHPLPPSEVARRLLEAALALGAWEEALEVASLYGEDLLLWALERGGRPLLEKGKVEVFFRHADRVEHPSPRLRLLLALGHRMRGELDRGLAVLEGFPEEDKNLLGEALLARGTLLGLKGEHAEAERVFSQGVALGEGPLRARFLTSRGAARIRLGRYREAASDLEEALALARRERKREVEALALHNLAIARHHLGELSEAVRLYREVLPLKTTPLSQAYTLLSLGEALRYLGQFLQAKRTLLEAKQKAQASGDYRALGYTLLNLADLFREARFPEAEGLYREAEASLERAQDPYALGLVHLGLAQLGVRGSLERAKAFFQEGGSPGEMAEWHLVAGRLCGRPEHFQEALRLAERVEAGRLVLLSRLELFLKEPSSAEAKALAKEAVRVGFQDFWLWERALLLPLFAFEAGEEALLERLLEGVGWLRVRSLGALEAKTQDGPLPLPSRKELLLLLLLWQNGPLPATALAQRLFPESKNPKKRLQVAVHHLREALNPDLLRLEGEVYRAFLPPGVWWDALLKRGLSRWLKRFPLPRAKTRVEEALPGRFSFQAWLTKD; encoded by the coding sequence GTGTACCTACACCGGTCCCGGCTCTTCCGGGCCCTGGAAGAAGGCCTCGCCGAGGGGGTTCTCCTCCACGCCCCGGCCGGCTTCGGCAAGACCCTCCTCTTGAAAAGCTTCGCCGAAGCCCACGGGCTCCACTACCGCCGGGAGTGGCTTCCCGAGCCCGGCTGCTACGATCTGCGGGAGGAAGCCCCCCCCGAAATCCTTCCCGGGCAGGTGGTGGGAACGCGAAGAGCCCGCCTTCCCGCCCCCCACCGCCTGGGGCCCGAGGAACTGGCCTTCACCCCGGAAGAGGTGCGGGAGCTGGCCCGCCGCCTAGGGCGCAGGGAGCTCGCCGAGGAGGTCTACGGCCTCTTTGGAGGCTGGCCCCATCTCACCCGCAAAGCCTTGGAAGAGGGGGTTGCGTCCTTTGCCCCGGAGCTTCGGGCCTTTTTGGAAGGGACACTGCCTCCCCTGGAGCTAAGCCCCTTCCGGCTTCCCCTTCCCGAGGCCGCCTTCCGCCAGGCGGGGTTCAATGAGGCCGTGGAAGCCCTTTTGGAAAGGGCTTTGGCCGGCGGGGTTCCCCTTCGCCTCCTTCCCGCCCTGGAGGCCTACCTTCGGGCCACCCACCCCCTACCCCCTTCGGAGGTGGCCCGGAGGCTGTTGGAGGCGGCCTTGGCCCTGGGGGCTTGGGAGGAAGCCTTGGAGGTGGCAAGTCTCTATGGGGAAGACCTTCTTCTGTGGGCTTTGGAGCGGGGGGGAAGGCCCCTTCTGGAAAAGGGGAAGGTGGAGGTCTTCTTCCGCCACGCCGACCGGGTGGAACACCCCTCCCCCCGCCTGCGCCTCCTCCTGGCCCTGGGGCACCGGATGCGGGGGGAGCTGGACCGGGGTTTGGCGGTGCTGGAGGGTTTCCCAGAGGAGGACAAAAACCTTCTGGGGGAAGCCCTCCTGGCCCGGGGCACCCTCCTGGGCCTAAAGGGGGAGCACGCCGAGGCTGAGCGGGTCTTCTCCCAGGGGGTGGCCCTGGGGGAAGGGCCTTTACGGGCGCGCTTTCTCACGAGCCGGGGGGCGGCCCGCATCCGCCTTGGCCGCTACCGGGAAGCGGCTTCAGACCTCGAGGAAGCCCTTGCCCTCGCCCGTAGGGAGCGGAAGCGGGAGGTGGAGGCCCTGGCCCTGCACAACCTGGCCATCGCCCGCCACCACCTGGGGGAGCTTTCCGAGGCGGTGCGCCTTTACCGGGAGGTCCTTCCCCTCAAGACCACCCCTCTTTCCCAGGCTTACACCCTGCTTTCCCTGGGAGAAGCCCTGCGCTACCTGGGGCAGTTTCTGCAGGCCAAGCGCACCCTTTTGGAGGCGAAGCAAAAGGCCCAGGCCTCCGGGGACTACCGCGCCCTGGGCTACACCCTCCTCAACCTCGCCGACCTCTTTCGGGAGGCCCGCTTCCCCGAGGCGGAGGGCCTCTACCGGGAGGCGGAGGCCTCCCTGGAAAGGGCCCAGGACCCCTACGCCTTGGGCCTCGTCCATCTGGGGCTAGCCCAGCTCGGGGTGAGGGGGAGCCTGGAGCGGGCCAAGGCCTTTTTCCAGGAGGGGGGAAGCCCAGGGGAGATGGCGGAGTGGCACCTGGTGGCGGGCAGGCTCTGCGGCAGGCCCGAGCACTTCCAAGAGGCCCTGCGCCTGGCCGAGAGGGTGGAGGCAGGGCGGCTTGTCCTCCTCTCCCGGCTGGAGCTTTTCCTAAAGGAACCCTCCTCCGCAGAGGCCAAGGCCCTAGCCAAGGAAGCGGTCAGGGTGGGCTTCCAAGACTTCTGGCTTTGGGAAAGGGCCCTACTCCTTCCCCTCTTTGCCTTCGAGGCCGGGGAGGAGGCGCTTTTGGAAAGGCTTTTAGAAGGGGTGGGATGGCTCAGGGTGCGGAGCCTGGGGGCCCTCGAGGCCAAAACCCAAGACGGCCCCCTCCCCCTTCCTTCCCGCAAGGAGCTCTTGCTCCTCCTCCTCCTCTGGCAAAACGGCCCCTTGCCGGCAACCGCCTTGGCCCAGCGCCTTTTCCCCGAGAGCAAGAACCCCAAAAAGCGCCTCCAGGTGGCGGTCCACCACCTGAGGGAAGCCCTGAACCCCGACCTCCTCCGCTTGGAAGGCGAGGTGTACCGGGCCTTCCTGCCCCCCGGGGTCTGGTGGGACGCCCTCCTTAAGCGGGGCCTTTCCCGCTGGCTTAAGCGGTTCCCCCTCCCCCGGGCCAAAACCCGGGTGGAGGAAGCCCTTCCCGGAAGGTTTTCCTTTCAAGCCTGGTTAACCAAGGATTAA
- the ubiE gene encoding bifunctional demethylmenaquinone methyltransferase/2-methoxy-6-polyprenyl-1,4-benzoquinol methylase UbiE: MAALPEEKAKRVRRMFSEIAPRYDLLNRLLSLGADVRWRRRAVALALEKSPRRILDLATGTGDLALLLKAKAPVAEVVGVDFAPPMLEIARKKAQARGLEVRFLEADALALPFPEGAFDAITVAFGFRNFADYGKALAELHRVLAPGGRLVLLEFPPPPTGAFGLVYRVYFQRVLPFLGGVISGNFGAYRYLPESVEAFPPPEALKGLMERAGFSVRYELLTFGVAAIHVGDKP; encoded by the coding sequence GTGGCGGCCTTGCCCGAGGAGAAAGCCAAGCGGGTGCGGCGGATGTTCTCGGAGATCGCCCCCCGCTACGACCTTCTAAACCGCCTTCTCTCCCTGGGGGCGGACGTGCGCTGGCGAAGGCGGGCGGTGGCCCTGGCCCTGGAAAAGAGCCCAAGGCGCATCCTGGACCTGGCCACGGGCACGGGGGACCTGGCCCTGCTTCTCAAGGCCAAGGCCCCGGTGGCGGAGGTGGTGGGGGTGGACTTTGCCCCCCCCATGCTGGAGATCGCCCGGAAAAAGGCGCAGGCGCGGGGGCTAGAGGTGCGCTTCCTCGAGGCCGACGCCCTCGCCCTCCCCTTCCCCGAGGGGGCCTTTGACGCCATCACCGTCGCCTTCGGCTTCCGCAACTTCGCCGACTACGGGAAGGCCCTCGCCGAGCTCCACCGGGTCCTGGCCCCCGGGGGGAGGCTCGTCCTCCTGGAATTCCCCCCGCCCCCCACGGGGGCCTTTGGCCTGGTCTACCGGGTGTACTTCCAAAGGGTCCTCCCCTTCCTCGGGGGGGTGATCTCGGGGAACTTCGGCGCCTACCGCTACCTCCCGGAAAGCGTGGAGGCCTTCCCGCCCCCAGAGGCCCTAAAAGGCCTCATGGAGCGGGCGGGCTTTTCCGTGCGCTACGAGCTCCTCACCTTCGGGGTGGCGGCCATCCATGTGGGGGACAAGCCCTAA
- a CDS encoding M3 family oligoendopeptidase has product MTETTWDLTPLFPDLDSPEFRRAWEGLRGQIAHLQGLLEKETPLGEVLAALDALQEEATPLWAYLYARFTANTQDEAALAKLSELEMLFLDFQRLRPRLTRYLALKDPEEAGPYRILVEEAKEEALHMMPEGEEVLAAELSLSGRRAWAKLHESLTSQITAVVDGEELPITQVRNLYFHPEEAVRRKAYEAELKAWEAHEVPLAFALNGVKGEASVLHRRRGYRDDLEPTLFRNRIRRKTLAALQEAVRESLPLFRRYFHLKAKALGKARLDWWDLFAPIGQGRRWTLEEARRFIREKLAAFAPGAAQVAEAAFAERWMDLLPRKAKVGGAYCMPRGSGKSLILANYEESFESVSTLAHELGHAYHNFALAQAPAALREVPMTLAETASIMNETLVVEAALKEASPEEGLLILDAYLQGAAQVVVDIHSRFLFESWVFQKRKERELSPREFKELMLKAQEEAYGEALATRHPYMWAVKGHYYGADFYNYPYTFGLLFGLAVYETAKEDPGFAEGYEKLLAESGMHTAEALGRRFGFDLESPAFWGKGLKVLADKVAELKRRLS; this is encoded by the coding sequence ATGACCGAGACCACCTGGGACCTAACCCCCCTTTTTCCCGACCTGGATAGCCCCGAGTTCCGGCGGGCCTGGGAAGGCCTAAGGGGGCAGATCGCCCACCTCCAGGGGCTCCTGGAGAAGGAAACCCCCCTGGGCGAGGTCCTGGCCGCCCTGGACGCCCTCCAGGAGGAGGCCACCCCCCTTTGGGCCTACCTCTACGCCCGCTTCACCGCCAACACCCAGGACGAGGCCGCCTTGGCCAAGCTCTCTGAGCTGGAGATGCTCTTCCTGGACTTCCAGCGCCTAAGGCCAAGGCTAACCCGCTACCTAGCCCTGAAGGACCCCGAGGAGGCCGGGCCCTACCGCATCCTGGTGGAGGAGGCGAAGGAGGAGGCCCTTCACATGATGCCGGAAGGGGAGGAGGTCCTGGCCGCCGAGCTTAGCCTCTCGGGGCGGCGGGCCTGGGCCAAGCTCCACGAGAGCCTTACCAGCCAGATCACCGCGGTGGTGGACGGGGAGGAGCTACCCATCACCCAGGTGCGCAACCTCTACTTCCACCCCGAGGAGGCGGTGCGCAGGAAGGCCTACGAGGCGGAGCTTAAGGCCTGGGAAGCCCATGAGGTGCCCTTGGCCTTTGCCCTCAACGGGGTGAAGGGGGAGGCGAGCGTCCTCCACCGGCGGCGAGGGTACCGGGACGACCTCGAGCCCACCCTTTTCCGCAACCGCATCCGCCGCAAAACCCTTGCCGCCTTGCAAGAGGCGGTGCGGGAAAGCCTCCCCCTTTTCCGCCGCTACTTCCACCTGAAGGCCAAGGCCCTGGGCAAGGCGCGCCTGGACTGGTGGGACCTCTTCGCCCCCATCGGCCAGGGGCGGCGCTGGACCCTGGAGGAGGCCCGGCGCTTCATCCGGGAAAAGCTCGCCGCCTTCGCCCCGGGGGCCGCCCAGGTGGCGGAGGCCGCCTTTGCCGAGCGCTGGATGGACCTCCTCCCCCGCAAGGCAAAGGTGGGCGGGGCCTACTGCATGCCGAGAGGAAGCGGCAAAAGCCTCATCCTGGCCAACTACGAGGAGAGTTTCGAATCGGTGTCCACCCTGGCCCACGAGCTCGGCCACGCCTACCACAACTTCGCCCTGGCCCAGGCCCCGGCCGCCCTGCGGGAGGTGCCCATGACCCTGGCGGAAACCGCCAGCATCATGAACGAGACCCTGGTGGTGGAGGCGGCCCTCAAGGAGGCCTCCCCTGAGGAGGGCCTCCTCATCCTGGACGCCTATTTGCAAGGAGCGGCCCAGGTGGTGGTGGACATCCATAGCCGCTTCCTCTTTGAGTCTTGGGTCTTCCAAAAGCGCAAGGAGCGGGAGCTTTCCCCCAGGGAGTTCAAGGAGCTCATGCTTAAGGCCCAGGAGGAGGCCTACGGGGAGGCCCTGGCCACCCGCCACCCCTACATGTGGGCGGTCAAGGGGCACTACTACGGCGCGGACTTCTACAACTACCCCTACACCTTCGGCCTCCTCTTCGGCCTCGCCGTCTACGAAACCGCCAAGGAGGACCCCGGCTTCGCCGAGGGCTACGAGAAGCTCCTGGCGGAGTCGGGGATGCACACCGCCGAGGCCTTGGGGCGCCGCTTCGGCTTTGACCTGGAAAGCCCCGCCTTCTGGGGCAAGGGGCTTAAGGTTCTGGCGGACAAGGTGGCGGAGCTGAAAAGGCGGCTTTCCTGA
- a CDS encoding endonuclease MutS2, producing MRDVLEVLEFPKVRALLAERAKTPLGRELALALAPLSREEAERRHQLTQEAQSYPYALPEAGSLREAYQKALSGGKLSGLELLKAAQALEGAMALKEELAPLRNALSQVAEAIGDHSAFLGRVKKALDEEGAVRDEASPRLHQIRRELRPLRQEILDRLYALMDRHREAFQDRFVTLRRDRYCVPVKAGFAHKVPGILLDESESGATLFVEPLSVVKLNNRLQALRLQEEEEVNRILRELSERLAQDEGVAQTLKALALLDLVQAQAALAKDLGLARPRFGERYELAEAFHPLIPNPVKNSFALDEKTRFILISGPNMGGKTALLKTLGLAVLMAQSGLFVGAKRALLAWPDRVYADIGDEQSLQENLSTFAGHLRRLKEMLEEATPHSLVLIDELGSGTDPEEGAALSQAILEALLERGVKGMVTTHLSPLKAFAQGREGILNASMRFDLEALRPTYELVLGVPGRSYALAIARRLSLPEAVLQRAEALLPEGGRLETLLERLEAERLRLEEEKRRLEGELARAEALRQRLEERERSYQEERQARLKAVEEEVRQRLLEVEAELKAIREKAKTESKRDALRELMELRARYAKKAPPPPPPPGLAPGSLVEVPALGKRGRVVEVRGEEALVQVGPLKMSLKAKELTPLPQEEAPKPLLAKPKREVKEVDLRGLTVEEALLEVDQALEEAQALGLTTLRLLHGKGTGALRQAIREALRRDKRVESFADAPPHEGGHGVTVAVLRGG from the coding sequence GTGCGGGACGTCCTCGAGGTCCTGGAGTTCCCCAAGGTGCGGGCCCTCCTGGCGGAAAGGGCCAAGACCCCCTTGGGGAGGGAGCTGGCCTTGGCCCTCGCCCCCCTTTCCCGGGAGGAGGCCGAGCGGCGCCACCAGTTGACCCAGGAGGCGCAAAGCTACCCCTACGCCCTCCCCGAGGCGGGGTCGCTCCGGGAGGCCTACCAGAAAGCCCTCTCCGGGGGCAAGCTTTCCGGCCTCGAGCTCCTCAAGGCCGCCCAGGCCTTGGAAGGGGCCATGGCCCTTAAGGAAGAGCTCGCCCCCCTACGGAACGCCCTGAGCCAGGTGGCGGAGGCCATCGGGGACCACAGCGCCTTCCTGGGCCGGGTGAAAAAGGCCCTGGACGAGGAGGGGGCGGTGAGGGACGAGGCAAGCCCCCGCCTCCACCAGATCCGCCGGGAGCTAAGGCCCCTCCGCCAGGAGATCCTGGACCGCCTCTATGCCCTCATGGACCGCCACCGGGAGGCCTTCCAGGACCGCTTTGTCACCCTGCGTCGGGACCGCTACTGCGTGCCCGTGAAGGCGGGCTTCGCCCACAAGGTGCCCGGCATCCTCCTGGACGAGTCCGAGTCCGGGGCCACCCTCTTCGTGGAGCCCCTTTCCGTGGTGAAGCTCAACAACCGCCTCCAGGCCCTGAGGCTTCAGGAGGAAGAGGAGGTGAACCGCATCCTGCGGGAGCTTTCCGAGCGCCTGGCCCAGGACGAGGGGGTGGCCCAGACCCTCAAGGCCCTGGCCCTTTTGGACCTGGTCCAGGCCCAGGCCGCCTTGGCCAAGGACCTGGGCCTCGCCCGCCCCCGCTTTGGCGAGCGCTACGAGCTGGCGGAAGCCTTCCATCCCCTCATCCCAAACCCCGTGAAAAACTCCTTCGCCCTGGACGAAAAGACCCGCTTCATCCTCATCTCCGGGCCCAACATGGGGGGGAAGACCGCCCTCCTAAAGACCCTGGGCCTAGCGGTCCTCATGGCCCAATCGGGGCTTTTTGTCGGGGCCAAGAGGGCCCTTCTCGCCTGGCCCGACCGGGTCTACGCCGACATTGGGGACGAGCAGTCCTTGCAGGAGAACCTCTCCACCTTCGCCGGGCACCTCCGAAGGCTAAAGGAGATGCTGGAGGAGGCCACGCCCCACAGCCTCGTCCTCATAGACGAGCTGGGAAGCGGCACCGACCCCGAGGAAGGGGCGGCGCTTTCCCAAGCCATCCTGGAAGCCCTTCTGGAGCGGGGGGTGAAGGGGATGGTCACCACCCACCTCTCCCCCCTCAAGGCCTTCGCCCAGGGGCGGGAAGGCATCCTGAACGCCTCCATGCGCTTTGACCTCGAGGCCCTCCGCCCCACCTACGAGCTCGTCCTGGGGGTGCCGGGGCGGAGCTACGCCCTGGCCATCGCCCGGAGGCTTTCCCTGCCCGAGGCGGTGCTCCAGCGGGCGGAGGCCCTTCTGCCGGAAGGGGGAAGGCTGGAAACCCTTTTAGAGCGCCTGGAGGCGGAAAGGCTCCGCCTGGAGGAGGAAAAACGCCGCCTGGAAGGGGAGCTGGCCCGGGCCGAGGCCTTGCGGCAAAGGCTGGAGGAGCGGGAAAGAAGCTACCAAGAGGAGCGGCAAGCCCGCCTAAAGGCCGTGGAGGAGGAGGTGCGGCAGAGGCTTTTGGAGGTGGAGGCGGAGCTCAAGGCCATCCGGGAGAAGGCGAAAACCGAAAGCAAGCGGGACGCCCTCCGGGAGCTCATGGAGCTCCGGGCACGCTACGCCAAGAAGGCCCCTCCTCCCCCGCCCCCGCCCGGCCTCGCCCCCGGCAGCCTGGTGGAGGTGCCCGCTTTGGGCAAGCGGGGCCGGGTGGTGGAGGTACGGGGGGAGGAAGCCTTGGTCCAGGTGGGGCCTTTGAAGATGAGCCTGAAGGCCAAGGAGCTCACGCCCCTACCCCAGGAAGAGGCGCCCAAGCCCCTCCTGGCCAAACCCAAGCGGGAGGTGAAGGAGGTGGACTTAAGGGGCCTCACGGTGGAGGAAGCCCTCCTCGAGGTGGACCAAGCCCTGGAGGAGGCGCAGGCCTTAGGGCTCACCACCCTCCGCCTCCTCCACGGCAAGGGCACGGGGGCCCTGCGCCAGGCCATCCGCGAGGCCCTTAGGCGGGACAAGCGGGTGGAAAGCTTCGCCGACGCCCCGCCCCACGAGGGCGGGCACGGGGTAACGGTGGCCGTGCTACGAGGCGGTTAG
- a CDS encoding arsenate reductase ArsC, protein MRVLLLCTHNSARSQMAEAWLRHFAQELGLALEVHSAGTEKAFVKEEAKRVMAEVGLDLSGHRSKTLLEVPDPWNFDLVLTVCDQAKEACPAYPAKTEKRHVSFPDPTGQPLEEWRRVRDALGRMCRHLAESLKKGEIPSDEALRRAAGL, encoded by the coding sequence ATGCGGGTCCTCCTGCTTTGCACCCACAACTCCGCCCGGAGCCAGATGGCGGAGGCCTGGCTTAGGCACTTCGCCCAGGAGCTTGGCCTTGCCCTAGAAGTCCACTCCGCCGGCACGGAGAAGGCCTTCGTGAAGGAGGAGGCCAAGCGGGTGATGGCGGAGGTGGGGCTGGACCTTTCGGGCCACCGCTCCAAGACCCTCCTCGAGGTCCCCGACCCCTGGAACTTCGACCTGGTCCTCACCGTGTGCGACCAGGCCAAGGAGGCCTGTCCCGCCTACCCAGCCAAGACGGAGAAGCGCCACGTCTCCTTCCCCGACCCCACGGGGCAACCCCTGGAGGAATGGCGCCGGGTGCGGGACGCCTTAGGGCGCATGTGCCGCCATCTGGCGGAAAGCCTTAAGAAGGGGGAGATCCCCAGCGACGAGGCCCTGCGCCGGGCGGCGGGGCTTTAG
- a CDS encoding ABC transporter permease has product MLTDRKRLGVLVLLGGGLTFLLWYLAPWAVPHRLFGGEGVLLNPFGHHLPQGSLPQGYRDGWLYPLFYLGLVWLGLSLLLPWTKAGPRGLYLAGALGLGFFLLVYVLFQGSVAEVNRLAERPALRRYSLGLGSYATLAYSLYLLLLARTFSPGGLAFLVRRRGVVVPLFSLLLASLLGGVMVAVLKESPGEAGSWREALMLKLDLITYTYQLLYSPLVNPSGFLQSLLLATPLIFTGLAVALGFRGGLFNIGAPGQLILGAIAAMLVGVYLPGPRWLVLPLAILAAAVAGGLWGALPGWLKARFGAHEVINTIMFNYIAASLFLFLISANEYKFFGQTLYLPFKYPGYEARSYEVRPEARLPHWTELVAPGGELSFALPLAFLLGLLGYFLVRKSLGHRVLAALLLGVVGYGLGGLLPGPQVAFGPDLTSVRLNGAFLLALLALLFFHFYVFRTVGGYELRALGLAPKAAEYGGVLAGRKIVLILFLAGALAGLAATHYVLGGGIDEYRLKQSLPYSVGFDGIAVALMGQNTPLGVGLAAWLFGILLTGGLQVNLQLGISRELVSVLQALIVLFIAAGGFLPRYFTDPLRAAEVELREEGKEVRA; this is encoded by the coding sequence GTGTTGACGGACCGGAAACGCCTAGGGGTCCTGGTTCTGTTGGGGGGAGGGCTCACCTTCCTCCTCTGGTACCTGGCCCCCTGGGCCGTACCCCACCGCCTCTTCGGCGGCGAAGGCGTCCTCCTGAACCCCTTCGGCCACCACCTGCCCCAAGGGAGCCTCCCCCAAGGCTACCGGGACGGCTGGCTTTACCCCCTCTTCTATCTTGGCCTGGTCTGGCTCGGCCTGAGCCTCCTCCTCCCCTGGACCAAGGCCGGCCCCCGGGGGCTTTACCTGGCGGGGGCTTTGGGGCTTGGGTTTTTCCTCCTGGTTTATGTGCTTTTCCAAGGTAGCGTGGCCGAGGTGAACCGCCTGGCGGAAAGGCCGGCGCTCCGCCGCTACAGCCTGGGCCTAGGGAGCTACGCCACCTTGGCCTATAGCCTCTACCTCCTCCTCCTCGCCCGCACCTTTTCCCCAGGGGGCCTCGCCTTTTTGGTGCGGCGGCGGGGGGTGGTGGTGCCCCTTTTCTCCTTGCTCCTCGCCTCCCTCTTGGGAGGGGTCATGGTGGCGGTGCTTAAGGAAAGCCCCGGGGAAGCGGGCTCTTGGCGGGAGGCCCTCATGCTCAAGCTGGATCTCATCACCTACACCTACCAGCTCCTTTATAGCCCCCTGGTGAACCCCTCGGGCTTCCTACAAAGCCTCCTTCTGGCCACCCCCCTCATCTTCACCGGCCTCGCCGTGGCCTTGGGCTTTAGGGGCGGCCTGTTCAACATCGGCGCCCCGGGCCAGCTGATCCTTGGGGCCATCGCCGCCATGCTGGTGGGGGTGTACCTGCCGGGACCCAGGTGGCTCGTCCTGCCCCTGGCCATCCTGGCCGCCGCGGTGGCGGGAGGGCTTTGGGGAGCCTTGCCGGGCTGGCTCAAGGCCCGTTTTGGTGCCCACGAGGTAATCAACACCATCATGTTCAACTACATCGCCGCAAGCCTCTTCCTCTTCCTCATCTCCGCCAACGAGTACAAGTTCTTCGGCCAAACCCTCTACCTGCCCTTCAAGTACCCAGGCTATGAGGCGCGGAGCTACGAGGTCCGCCCCGAGGCCCGCTTGCCCCACTGGACCGAGCTGGTGGCGCCGGGCGGGGAGCTTTCCTTCGCCTTGCCCTTGGCCTTCCTCCTGGGGCTTCTCGGCTACTTCTTGGTACGGAAGAGCCTGGGGCACCGGGTGCTTGCCGCCCTCCTCCTTGGGGTCGTGGGGTATGGGCTTGGGGGCCTTCTCCCTGGACCCCAGGTGGCCTTCGGCCCCGACCTCACCTCGGTGCGGCTCAACGGGGCCTTCCTCCTCGCCCTCTTGGCCCTGCTCTTCTTCCACTTTTACGTCTTCCGGACCGTGGGGGGGTACGAGCTGCGCGCCCTGGGCCTCGCCCCCAAGGCAGCGGAGTACGGGGGGGTGCTGGCGGGGCGGAAGATAGTTCTCATCCTGTTCCTAGCGGGGGCCTTGGCAGGGCTTGCCGCCACCCACTACGTGCTGGGTGGGGGGATTGACGAGTACCGCCTAAAGCAGTCCCTCCCCTACTCCGTGGGGTTTGACGGCATCGCCGTGGCCCTCATGGGCCAGAACACCCCCCTAGGGGTGGGGCTTGCCGCCTGGCTTTTTGGCATCCTCCTCACCGGGGGGCTTCAGGTGAACCTGCAGCTTGGCATCAGCCGGGAGCTGGTCTCCGTCTTGCAGGCCCTCATCGTGCTCTTCATCGCCGCTGGGGGCTTTTTGCCCCGCTACTTCACCGATCCCCTTAGGGCGGCGGAGGTGGAGCTGCGGGAAGAGGGGAAGGAGGTGCGGGCGTGA
- a CDS encoding thioesterase family protein, producing the protein MEGFPVVVRVDVRFRDLDPLGHVNNAVFLSYMELARIRYFQKISPDWLEEGHFVVARMEVDYLKPIFLEDEVLVGVRAVGMGRSSLRMEHRITAGGVPAAQGVGVLVWLEGGKPAPLPEAVRRQIEALEGRPLTAS; encoded by the coding sequence ATGGAAGGGTTCCCGGTTGTGGTGCGGGTGGACGTTCGCTTTCGCGATCTAGACCCCTTAGGCCATGTGAACAACGCCGTTTTCCTCTCCTACATGGAGCTTGCCCGCATCCGCTATTTCCAAAAAATCTCCCCCGATTGGCTGGAGGAGGGACATTTCGTGGTGGCCCGCATGGAGGTGGACTACCTGAAGCCCATCTTCCTGGAAGACGAGGTCCTGGTGGGGGTGCGGGCGGTGGGGATGGGCCGCTCCAGCCTGCGCATGGAGCACCGCATCACCGCTGGCGGCGTGCCCGCCGCCCAAGGGGTGGGGGTGTTGGTGTGGTTGGAAGGGGGAAAGCCCGCCCCCCTGCCCGAGGCGGTGCGCCGGCAGATAGAGGCCCTGGAAGGCCGGCCCCTAACCGCCTCGTAG
- a CDS encoding ABC transporter permease: MSLDAAFLTALFLSTLRQTTPLLFTALGGMFSERSGVVNIALEGIILFGALTAAVVVERFEAALGPGPHPWLPWVGVLAAMAVGGLVAWVHGVVSIRYRADQIISGTAINLLAAGAPSLVLTYFYGNATSSKEVANRLPLLGPEGFALSPLVYLAFLLVPLAWWVLFKTPFGLRLRAVGEHPEAADTLGVNVYRLRYVGVVLSGVLAGLAGAYLAIGFLNQFVRGMSAGMGFIALAAMIFGKWHPVGILFSTLLFGFASALAIQLQGTEILPAVLVQAFPYVVTVLVLAGFIGRSRPPAAVGKPYEK; this comes from the coding sequence GTGAGCCTGGACGCCGCCTTCCTCACCGCCCTATTCCTCTCCACCCTGCGCCAGACCACCCCCCTCCTCTTCACCGCCTTGGGGGGGATGTTCTCGGAAAGGAGCGGGGTGGTGAACATCGCCCTCGAGGGCATCATCCTCTTCGGGGCCCTCACCGCAGCGGTGGTGGTGGAGCGCTTCGAGGCCGCCTTGGGCCCGGGGCCCCACCCCTGGCTCCCCTGGGTGGGGGTCTTGGCCGCCATGGCTGTGGGGGGCCTGGTGGCCTGGGTGCACGGGGTGGTTTCCATCCGCTACCGGGCGGACCAGATCATTAGCGGCACCGCCATCAACCTCCTGGCGGCGGGGGCCCCGAGCCTGGTCCTCACCTACTTCTACGGCAACGCCACCAGCTCCAAGGAGGTGGCGAACCGCCTCCCCCTCCTGGGCCCTGAGGGCTTTGCCCTCTCCCCCTTGGTCTACCTGGCCTTCCTCCTGGTGCCCTTGGCCTGGTGGGTGCTTTTCAAGACCCCCTTCGGCCTCCGCCTCCGGGCCGTGGGGGAGCACCCTGAAGCCGCGGACACCTTGGGGGTGAACGTGTACCGCCTGCGCTACGTGGGGGTGGTGCTTTCCGGGGTCTTGGCGGGGCTTGCCGGGGCCTACCTGGCCATCGGCTTCCTCAACCAGTTCGTGCGGGGAATGTCGGCGGGGATGGGCTTCATCGCCCTGGCGGCCATGATCTTCGGCAAGTGGCACCCCGTGGGCATCCTCTTTTCCACCCTGCTCTTCGGTTTCGCCTCGGCCCTGGCCATCCAGCTTCAGGGGACGGAGATCCTCCCCGCCGTCTTGGTGCAGGCCTTCCCCTACGTGGTCACGGTGCTGGTGCTGGCGGGCTTCATCGGGCGTAGCCGTCCTCCGGCGGCGGTGGGCAAGCCCTACGAGAAGTAG